The Nonlabens spongiae genome contains a region encoding:
- a CDS encoding OmpA/MotB family protein, giving the protein MKTKVLSIVIAAGLLAGSCVSKKKYTELETKYDNTVSTLQKTRMEKEQLESQMNEINMRVERYNTKIASLQSDKDGMMVSTEDGDLVMSEKNKRTMRETLKNVPASRLAGAETLKDSLDVAISYNISQRVGGMEDAEGMNVNVDRTVVMMTLDDDMLFKDSSYRVGKDADAILERIAKVVKTEPSMEVMIVGHTDDRTVKEGSYVKDNWDLSTERSAAIVRRLEEKFGIPSEQLIIAGRGSYDPIVANDTNDNRAKNRRTQIIIMPNLDKFFAMLDSSEAMPKSKM; this is encoded by the coding sequence ATGAAAACAAAAGTTTTGTCAATAGTGATTGCAGCAGGTCTATTAGCCGGTAGCTGCGTATCAAAAAAGAAGTACACTGAATTAGAAACCAAGTATGATAACACGGTTTCTACGCTTCAAAAAACTCGTATGGAGAAGGAGCAACTGGAATCTCAAATGAATGAGATCAACATGCGTGTAGAACGATATAATACTAAAATCGCTTCACTACAGTCAGATAAAGACGGTATGATGGTCAGCACAGAAGATGGTGACCTGGTCATGTCTGAAAAGAACAAGAGAACGATGCGTGAGACGCTTAAGAATGTCCCAGCATCCAGACTTGCGGGAGCAGAAACGCTTAAAGATTCTCTAGATGTAGCGATCTCTTATAACATTTCACAAAGAGTAGGAGGTATGGAAGACGCTGAGGGAATGAATGTTAACGTAGATCGTACGGTTGTTATGATGACGCTGGACGATGATATGTTATTCAAAGACAGTAGTTACCGAGTAGGTAAAGATGCTGATGCTATTCTTGAACGTATTGCAAAGGTGGTAAAGACAGAGCCTTCCATGGAAGTTATGATCGTAGGACATACTGATGATCGTACCGTAAAGGAAGGTAGTTATGTAAAAGATAACTGGGATCTAAGTACGGAGAGAAGTGCGGCCATTGTACGTAGGCTGGAAGAAAAATTTGGTATTCCATCTGAGCAGTTGATCATTGCCGGTCGCGGTAGCTATGATCCTATAGTTGCAAATGATACTAATGACAACCGTGCAAAGAACAGAAGAACTCAGATCATCATTATGCCTAATCTTGATAAATTTTTTGCCATGCTAGACAGCAGCGAGGCAATGCCAAAGTCAAAAATGTAA
- the folE gene encoding GTP cyclohydrolase I FolE — translation MKENVIALEEYLNENNVISNLSDEEIGDDHLFTGLETPMKVDAFKLSDEQKKQKIAEHFAEIMDILGLDLTDDSLKGTPSRVAKMYVEEIFSGLNPANKPKIALFENKYQYNQMLVEKNITFYSNCEHHFVPIIGKAHVAYISSGKVIGLSKLNRIVQYYAKRPQVQERLTNQIGVDLQKLLGTEDVAVIIDAKHLCVSSRGVKDDTSSTVTVFYGGQFKNDEKIFQLNNLISNS, via the coding sequence ATGAAAGAAAATGTAATTGCTCTTGAAGAGTATCTAAACGAGAACAACGTAATCTCTAATCTTAGCGATGAAGAAATAGGAGATGACCACCTTTTCACAGGTCTTGAAACTCCCATGAAAGTAGATGCTTTTAAATTATCTGACGAACAAAAGAAACAGAAAATTGCAGAGCATTTTGCAGAGATCATGGATATTTTAGGTCTTGACCTGACTGATGACTCTCTTAAGGGTACTCCATCACGTGTGGCAAAAATGTACGTCGAGGAAATTTTCTCGGGACTTAACCCAGCAAACAAACCTAAAATTGCTCTTTTTGAGAATAAATATCAATACAATCAGATGCTGGTTGAAAAGAATATTACGTTCTATTCAAATTGTGAGCATCACTTTGTTCCGATAATAGGAAAGGCGCACGTCGCTTACATATCATCAGGGAAGGTGATCGGGCTATCAAAACTTAATCGTATAGTGCAATATTATGCAAAACGCCCTCAGGTTCAAGAGCGATTAACAAACCAGATAGGAGTGGACTTACAGAAATTACTGGGAACAGAAGATGTCGCCGTTATCATAGATGCAAAACACCTTTGTGTTTCATCAAGAGGGGTGAAAGATGATACCTCTTCAACGGTAACCGTTTTTTATGGAGGTCAATTTAAGAATGATGAGAAAATCTTTCAGTTAAACAACCTAATTAGTAATTCGTAA
- a CDS encoding TonB-dependent receptor: MKYYLYLLFTLLPLLGSSQNIEGVVYAGGVPLQDVSVKNSRTEMATSTNSNGGFTFSDIQTGDQLIFSYIGYETKTVVVNSQNINGQLSVVLIRSDISLTEIQINKDLNTLEKIVAIDVQNNPVRSSQEILRRVPGLFIGQHAGGGKAEQIFLRGFDVDHGTDVAINVDGIPVNQVSHAHGQGYSDLHFVIPETIEAIEFGKGPYYTNQGNFNTAGYVGFRTSKRINQNSVSLEYGGFDSFRTVGQFKLLDTQKSSAYVATSYYITDGPFESSQNFNRFNILGKYNYKIRKDEELTLTLFRFTSKWDASGQIPQRAVDQGLISRFGAIDDTEGGQTSRTNVLIEHERFLTDSQKLTSRAFYSQYDFELFSNFTFFLEDPINGDQIRQFEDRNTYGFQTVLSDKFYNGNTGFAYDAGIGLRYDNVDDIQLSRTANRKELLERLAFGDVDETNFYSFVNTEFEFGDFKLNSGLRLDYFKFDYVDNLVEEYETLSEDKFTFSPKLNLIYTPTDRLQLFAKTGIGFHSNDTRVVVANQGKDILPSAYGADLGSVFKVTDKLVFNAALWYLFLEQEFVYVGDAGIVEPSGKTRRTGVDLGLRYEPLPWLYFYGDATYTYARAIDEPDGEDLIPLAPDFTVTGGVNVQNFNNFSGGINYRFLGDRPANEDNSIVAEGYFVTDANINYTYKNYTFGLIVENLFDVEWKETQFATESRLRNEAQPVEEIHFTPGTPFFLRARVSATF; encoded by the coding sequence ATGAAATATTATTTATACTTACTATTTACACTTCTACCTTTACTAGGTTCATCTCAAAATATAGAAGGCGTGGTCTATGCCGGTGGCGTCCCGCTTCAAGATGTTAGCGTGAAAAATTCTCGAACTGAAATGGCAACATCTACAAATTCAAATGGTGGCTTTACGTTCAGTGACATTCAAACGGGCGATCAACTTATATTTTCCTATATAGGCTACGAGACAAAAACTGTAGTCGTCAACTCACAAAATATTAACGGACAGCTCAGTGTTGTTCTGATACGTTCAGACATATCATTAACTGAGATCCAGATCAATAAGGACTTGAACACCTTAGAAAAGATTGTGGCAATTGATGTTCAGAATAATCCGGTACGGTCATCACAAGAGATTTTAAGGAGAGTTCCAGGCCTTTTTATAGGTCAGCACGCCGGCGGTGGTAAAGCAGAACAAATTTTCCTGAGAGGCTTCGACGTGGATCACGGTACTGATGTAGCAATCAATGTAGACGGTATTCCAGTGAATCAGGTATCACACGCACATGGTCAAGGTTATTCAGATCTGCACTTTGTAATACCTGAAACTATAGAAGCGATTGAATTTGGTAAAGGGCCATATTATACTAATCAAGGTAATTTTAATACTGCAGGTTATGTAGGTTTCAGAACTAGTAAAAGAATCAATCAGAACAGTGTATCGCTTGAGTATGGTGGATTTGACAGTTTCCGAACCGTAGGGCAATTCAAATTGTTAGATACGCAAAAGAGTAGTGCCTATGTTGCCACTTCTTATTACATAACAGATGGTCCATTTGAATCTTCACAGAACTTCAACCGATTCAATATTTTAGGAAAATACAACTATAAAATAAGAAAGGACGAAGAGCTTACCTTGACGCTATTTCGATTTACCAGTAAATGGGATGCTTCAGGACAAATTCCTCAAAGGGCTGTAGATCAAGGTTTGATATCACGATTTGGTGCAATAGATGACACAGAAGGCGGACAGACCAGCCGGACCAATGTCCTCATTGAACATGAACGCTTTCTAACCGATTCTCAAAAGCTCACATCACGGGCGTTTTACTCTCAGTATGATTTTGAGCTATTCTCAAACTTTACCTTTTTCCTAGAAGATCCGATTAATGGAGATCAAATTAGACAATTTGAAGATCGCAATACTTACGGTTTTCAAACCGTCTTGAGTGATAAATTTTATAATGGGAATACAGGTTTTGCTTATGATGCAGGTATAGGATTGCGCTACGATAACGTAGACGATATTCAGTTGAGCCGCACCGCAAACCGCAAAGAACTGCTTGAGCGTCTCGCATTTGGAGATGTAGATGAAACTAATTTCTACAGTTTCGTAAATACAGAATTTGAATTTGGAGACTTTAAGCTGAATTCAGGATTGCGTTTGGACTATTTCAAATTTGACTATGTAGACAACCTTGTAGAGGAATATGAGACTTTAAGTGAAGATAAATTTACCTTCAGTCCTAAGCTTAATTTGATTTATACTCCCACAGACCGGCTTCAGCTTTTTGCTAAAACCGGTATAGGTTTTCATTCAAATGATACCAGAGTGGTAGTAGCTAATCAGGGCAAGGATATTTTGCCTTCCGCTTATGGTGCTGATTTGGGATCTGTTTTTAAGGTTACAGATAAGCTCGTTTTTAATGCTGCTTTGTGGTACTTATTCTTAGAGCAAGAATTTGTTTATGTAGGTGATGCTGGGATTGTAGAGCCTAGTGGTAAAACGAGAAGGACAGGAGTCGACTTAGGTCTTAGGTATGAGCCTTTACCTTGGTTATACTTTTATGGAGATGCGACCTATACATATGCCAGAGCGATCGATGAGCCAGATGGGGAGGATTTGATTCCACTTGCTCCAGACTTTACAGTGACGGGTGGTGTGAATGTTCAAAACTTCAATAATTTCTCAGGAGGTATCAATTACCGCTTTTTAGGAGATCGACCTGCAAATGAAGATAACTCTATTGTAGCCGAAGGATATTTTGTCACTGATGCAAATATCAATTATACCTATAAGAACTACACTTTTGGTCTTATCGTAGAAAATTTATTTGATGTAGAGTGGAAGGAAACACAATTTGCCACTGAAAGCCGTCTAAGAAACGAAGCTCAGCCGGTTGAGGAGATTCATTTCACACCGGGAACACCGTTTTTCTTAAGAGCTCGCGTAAGTGCGACTTTCTAA